A window from Methylococcus mesophilus encodes these proteins:
- a CDS encoding P-II family nitrogen regulator — translation MKEIRAYIQPFMLSKLTMALLDIPGFPGMSVSDCEGFGRSKASAAQDFSPFMAKKRIEIFAPEDMADRIAAVIMETANTHQPGAGTVYMLDVGKGARISTGQWES, via the coding sequence GTGAAAGAGATACGCGCCTATATCCAGCCGTTCATGCTGTCCAAGCTCACCATGGCCCTGCTCGACATCCCCGGATTTCCGGGAATGAGCGTGTCGGACTGCGAAGGCTTCGGCCGCAGCAAGGCCAGCGCCGCCCAGGACTTCAGCCCGTTCATGGCGAAGAAACGGATCGAGATCTTCGCACCCGAGGACATGGCCGACCGCATCGCCGCCGTCATCATGGAAACCGCCAACACCCATCAGCCCGGCGCCGGCACCGTCTACATGCTGGACGTCGGCAAAGGCGCCCGCATCAGCACCGGCCAGTGGGAAAGCTGA